The sequence below is a genomic window from Anopheles cruzii chromosome 3, idAnoCruzAS_RS32_06, whole genome shotgun sequence.
GCACGCACCGCATTCGAACCATGACCGGATTTCAACCAGTCCTTATTCATGATGGGCTTCCGAACCGGCTTTCGGACCATCGTTAGAAAAGGGTAATATGCAGCTGCACAAATCGGAGAGGAATTGTTGGGTAGGCTAACCAGCGGTACCCAGAGCCGGCGCGTAGTTTCGTTTTAATCCACCACAGATAGTATTTAATAGAACGTTAAATGATATACACATAGCATACCGTACTGAGTCATTGTTGCGTCCCTCAAACcaacattatcattattagCTGTCGGAACACGCTACTGGTTTGCGGTGGTTCCTACAGAACGTCGTCTTCACTAAGTGAGACGGTACAGGACTATTAACCAATAAGGCAAAACGGTTTGCGGGACAGTAACAGATTGAATCAGTGCTCACACATTATTCTAGTTGCCATCAGATTGAGAGAATATAAATATACACAGTCccaaaacaataataacagGAACCCAGCCATCCAGTTGTTTGCTCGTCCTACAAACTCAACACGGCTGTCTGCACCAATTTTCTGTTTCACCTGTCCGGTGTTATCCGAACCATCGTAGGACAACTATCAAGCATTACCTAGGCATTCATTAAATCGTCTGTTACACAGCTGAAAAGCCACGAACCAAAGAGCCAAAcgtaaaaccaaaacccatACAGTTATTTCTGCTTACGAGGAACTGTTATCATCATTTATCAGTCACAGCCACAAACAGATGTTTATCATGCTAGATCGTTCAAGGTGGTGATGAATAAACGTTGCAAAAGAAACTGATTTACTTCGCTTGCTTTCCATTGCGTATCTTTGGCAACATTTCTTGACTTACTGTAACGATTTCGTTTGCATAAATGTCCCTTAAAACGACCGAATAGTTCGTGTATTAATTTCGGCGTCATCTGGTCGGGAAACTTCAACGTTGCGATAAAGAAACGATACTGTTTCCGTTAGCAGGTTTTCTCCTGTCCCCCCGGAACCCGTTACTCTCAAGACTAGTCCAGTTGTGTATAAGATTCTTTATTGTCGATTGTATCGTCCTTTTCACGGTGCTATTTACAAAAAAGCACGGCCGCCTGGGGCCAATACGATTCAAATACCGGTTAGTGGTCACTCACAACCCATCCAAGCACAATCCGGAGGACGCACCGCCCAGAGGGTTCGCAGCGattcgtttttattgtttgatttaCAGTCTTTACAATGGCTGGGCACTGCCTACTGAGCGATTCGTTCTTGTTCATAATTTTGATCAATTTCCTCTACCGGTAACGCTTTCGATTGCCGCTTCATGTGAACGGTGGCGGCTACGATTTTAAGTCTGCGATCGACCAAATCCGCCAATGACTAGATCAAAATTGTTGCCCCATAGCCAATAGTACTCTGCACCGCAGCCCATGAAATCCACAAAATAAACGAATGTGTGTACGGCCCCGGAGAGCTGGACGAAAACGAAATGGGGTTAAGCTATCGCGCTAATGCTTAAAATTAAATCGGTTATTCACACTTACAACGTCAAACATTGATATAATTACAATACATACAGCGCAAAATGGTGGCGGATCGGCAAAGGAAAGTTTCGAAAGGAAAAGACCTTACTCTGGGTGCGACTCATAACGTTCCATGCTCGAACGAAGTAATACCATCGGTTGCCCTAGTTACGCACTAAATGAAGCCATACAAAGAACGGGCCAGTGTGTGGTCATTTCACGAAGCGAGTACTCTCCCTAATCTCTAGACATAACAGCCAAGATCCAGATTCGTCACTATCCTCTTCCAGTCCCAACTATCACGCAGGATCTGACCATACCGCGGGAAGGGGGCAACTTAATTTGTAGCTGTCGCTAATGTAAAGATGCAGCTTGAAGGCAGGAaaagcacgcacgcacgcacgcagtgATGAGCGGACCGCTCAAATGATCAGATCTTCCCACTCTTCCTTCTCCCGCTCGGACAGTTCGATCCGGAACGAGACGTGCGCGCGTTTAAGCAGATCGTGACACATCGGCGTGAGGGGATTGTGCCGCAGATCGACCAGCTCTAGCGAGTCGGAAGCGATGATCTCATCGCGATCGATGTCGATGATGGCATTATTGTTGGCCCGCAGCTCGCGAAGGTTTGGCATTTTGAACACTACCGCAGGCAGGGTGATGAACGAGTTGTGGGAAATGTCCAGCGTCGTCAGCGACTGCAGGTCGGCCAGTTCCTCGGGCAGTTTCGACATCTGATTGTGGGACAGATTGAGGTCTAGTAGCGAGAGAACAAAGGCGCTGGTAAGTAATCAAGATAATCTCACTGAACAATTGTGGCCACCTAACACTTACCTGTGATAAGGCTGAACTTTACAGCAAATTTGGGCGAAATTTTCGTTATCACATTTCCGCTCAGATCACATGATTTCAGTTCGGTGTGTCTCATCAGATGGTAAACTGCGTCCGGTACCTGTATTAGTTCGCATTCGGAGAGGTCTGAAAAATggagaaattgaaaaaaatggcacgtCAAATATACTGGTAAATTCAAACATTTCCGTAACGCAGCacaaccaaccagccaacgGTTTGCTTACTTaagttcttcgtttcggccgCTTCTTCACATCGATTCACAACTTTGGCCACGCTTGAAGCCATATGGTGAAATGTGTGTTGCGCGGTCAAACACGCAAAAAGGCCAACGCAGCGCAAGTCACTGACCGTTCTGAGCAAACCGGTATGCTGTGTCAACTTTCGGCGGAAATCTTACTTAAAAATAACTATGACTAAACCACTTGCGTATGATGGAGAGGAGAAAGTTAAGCCAACTCGTTGTTTCGAATCTTCTGCTCTGATTGGGAATCGTTGTGAAATGAACGAACCGTTGTGTGTGTATTACGGCACCCCCAACGTATTCTAAAACCCAATCATTATCTCCGAAACGCGTAACAATTCACTCCAAATCACCAAACTAACAAAATCCCGGAGCAGTCGAATCGCgagtaaaaataaatccccCCTTTTCGATCCGAACGGCTGTTTTGACAACACGCCACTCACACAACCGGTGAGTGCCTGCGGTGCGTAATTTTGAGCgcttttgtttacatttttaccATCAAAGCGCCACTCACAGTCACTCGCAGCACTCGGGCGGCTGTAACAAGCGGCGGCTGTAACAAGCGGCGGCTGACGGCGCCGGCGGCTAACGGAAATTTGAATTGGGAAGAGAAATCAAACATCGAAGAACTTCACAGCAATGCTATCCTGGGATATAATACAGATTTAGGCCAATGGAATTACGGTCGATTTCTAATCTGATTCTGCGCTGGTGTAGAAAAGTACAAAGCGTAAACACTTCAATGCGACGtaaataaacgaaacggaaaacaatgaTCGGGCATATTATTGTCTCTCTTCGGACGCCGTTGCCGCGTAATTCTTGCCCCAGGCTGCTTATCGTGAAGATAATGACCCCAATCAAACGCTTGATAACGGCGATGTCACTTGTCTTAGAAGAAACAGGTGTATAGGGCATCAAACTGACGGGTTTCGTTGCGTGATAACATCCACACAACCTTGTTCCACAtacacgaaacacgaaaaacacgGCTCACGCGATAAGCCATGCAGACAGCTGATCGCGACCAACGCAGACCGACCGGAGTCGTCGGCCTTCGATAGGAAACCAATCCGTTGGCTCCGTGCTGCGATTTCTCGAATTGCTCAGATTCTTTGTCGGACCGGTCCGTCCAGTGCAGCGTAATTTCGTACGCCGCGTAATGTCTTTTTCGATTCCGGTGCGTAATTGCTGTCAGATTATGATCGGATAAAAAACGCTGGCAGCGCTTCGGATGCCACGCAAAGGCGTGTCTGCCTCGGCCATCCGTTTCGGCACAAGCTTACGTAAAGCAAGAGGTGAGTGTTGGGAGAGCGTTTTCCGAAATTTTCCATCGGATCGtagaggtttttttttcataccGGTAGCGGATTTCATGGATAAAGGCTGGCCAGCATGCCGGATGCAGTGGTTCACGATAACGGAAACGAATGCATTTGGGAGTCCAGCGTACGCAAAATGATTGACGTATTTTCTGGTCCATTTTCGATTAGCTTTGCGGTGGCCAGGCCCACCCGTGGGGCCGCCCAATAACGCACGCGCCCCGGAAACACTCGCCCGTGCTATTGAACTACGCGCAATGCGCAGTATGCGAGTGAAGTGTTGCGCATTAAATAGTTGAGAGCGATGCGTTGTAGGAGAAACGATTGCGAATACGCGGGTGGCCACACCGCGGACACACGGCCGATCAGAGGAAAACCCACATTCGACGCGACGCGGCGGCGCAAAACAGTCACCGGAAAATTCATAAATCAGCTCCGACTCGTTTGTTGTGTACGTGGAAAGCACGGTTGAAGAGGGAAAAATATTGAGACACACTCAGGCTCAACCGGGCTGCGGAAAAGCGGATTCAGCGGATGTCGACGGCGGGTGGTGAGATATTTTGCCTCCGATCGGAACAAAGAGCGCGTCATTCGGACGCAAGTGTTTACGCAGACACCGAagggcacaaacacacggtcTGGTCTATTTATTTCCCGTTATGGCGTAAAGCAGCGTTTGGCaggttttgtttgtgaaattAAACCGtgcttttttttactttcaatttaCGTTTCCCCATTTTCCTCGGTGGCGACGTCGTTTTTGCATTTAACGAGACCATCCGGGCCGTGAGTGTGGCCCGTTCGTGGGACGCTGTTTTCACTGCGATGCCGATTGGCATCGGTTCAATTTTCCCTTGTCAGCCGAGCCGTTTCCCAACGCCACGCTACGGGCCGGCACAATTTGTTGAAGAATTTTTCATCCAGTCTTGTGTCTCGGCGCTTTGGGGTCACGTAAACAAACGTCCGTTGTACGATTTCGATAGTTGCGATCGTTGCGGACTACCGGATGCACTTTTGCAGTCGGCTAACATGGCCCTTCTGATGGCTATAAtaaactttttctttttagccaattTCAATTGATAGAActaattttatgttacgtgtGATTCCGTTTCAGCGATTCGATCTGTTGGCAGTGTGTTAAGGAATGGTGCGAGTGATTGCACAAGCAGTCAAGTAATTGATCATAATTACGATTGGATTATGTTGTAACGCTTATGCTACGTGCACGTGGTGCGAAGGTGCTTAAGCAATAATTCGCCTGCTCCATTGAACCTTCCCTGCCCGACGTGCCGGCTTTCGACGTCTGATCGGACCGTGACTTTCATTTCGATTTCCGTACGCCCGTGAGTCACGTGAGTATTGCATGGACACTTCTTGTTATCATTATCATTTCATCTATTTCATCACCTCGCTAGTGCTCGCTACTCAATGGGCTTGATCGTCCCGACAAATGGTGTTGATTTAAATATCGGTCCAAAGTGTGCAAAACACTGAAGCGCCCATAAAGGAAAGCACCGACATGACAGATGTTCTTTTGGAGCCCCGATGGGGCTCCATAAAACTAGCTAAAGTCGCCAATGAAAAAACGTCACGGccccccgccccacccggTTCACTGGGGTTCAAGATCCACGGCCAAGATCGCGATAACGCACGATCAGCAACGCAGGACAGCTTCACGGCGCGTTAACGTGTCTTGCGCTTTTCGCATCCagttttctctttcgttttaTCTGTCCATCGAGAAGAGGACGAGTTCCGGCGAGGTGAGCAACGGCCGCCAATGCTGATGTTTATCTCCTTGGAAGGGCTAATGTATTAATGTGGAAAAatcagtgccgccgccgccgccgtgtggcggGCTTGTTTAACAAATAGTTGGCGGCAGTTGGCAGATAACGATCGATGGATCTTTCGGACCGATTAGTTCGCGCCCTTTACGCCGCTTTGGATTTGACGCTCTGTTCACCCCTTACTAGAGTGCGTTTAAAGGCCAACTCTTTTTGAGCCGTACTTCCAGATCGGTTCAGATCGCACATTAATCGCCAACCGGGATTGCGAAATTAACGCGACTTTAGTAAGTTGCGCCGTACCGTGGGTCGTGTACTTTGTGATCCGTTGTTATAGCTGCAACTTTATTGCGCGCACTCGGAGATTTGGAAAACGGGGacgaaaaattggaaaataataaaattaaccaATCTTCGGGGTCCGATGGGTCCGATTTTGAGCATGGCACTAAAGTGTGCCGTGGTTTAAGGTCGTCTCGCATGACCCACCACCGAAATCGGCGCACCAGACGCACACCAAATGCGCCGCTTATCGCATCACCTGGGTCCGATGGAAAACTGGGACGGAGCCGCTAGAGAGACCAtcgcttttccttttgttttgttttcccttttcgcttaCGACGTAACAGTCGAGGATCGGGGTCTGGAAGGTACGCTAGTTGGCAGCGGCAACAGACAGACAATCGATTTAAATGTTCACTACTTAGGCACTTATTCAACcgattttcggtttcgtggcgctgctggtgcGCAATCGCCGCCGCGCAGCGTTACGCCGATGTAAAACTAAGtcaacaaataaataaatgagcaAGTGAGGCCGGCCAGTACGGCGGGAGGGCACCAAGGCATAACGCACGCTGCGGAGACCCCTCGGTGTCTCTCTCGGTGGAAACACCGTATGGTCACGCCAACCGACCTGGGAGGCTCCACGACACGGCGCAGTCGTGGGGCGTTATGTAAACGGCGCGCGGGGCGTAGGGCCGCCCTGGTGCATTGTGTTGCGCGGTGGTGCATCAACGGTCGGATGCAAAGATGGTGCAACCAATGCGGCTCGTTGCAGTTTGCTTCACCTGGACGCTCTAGTTCACATCGATAAGGAATGGAGTGGtttttcataattaattttcaacagAGTTTTCCACTCAAGTCGAGCTTTCCGAGAGCATATCCATCGGGATCCAAAAAAGGTTAGAATGACGTACGGCGAAGAGACGTTACGCAAAGTGATCAGTTTTTCTTAATTAAAAGTGCTGCTGAATGGTCCTGTTCCTATCGAGCACTGAAAGCACCCGAAAGCTTAGATCCAAACGGTTGTTCCAAAATCTTCGGTTCGCCAGATCGTATGTGGCAATTTGCGATGCTTGTACAGCCCCTCTGGGGCTTCGAGATGTCATCGACACATAATGTTGCCGCACAAGTGAAAGTGCCCCCAGAGCGAAGAATTAAATGGAATCATCCTAGCAATGGGAATTTCTTTTCCTTGCTGAGTGTTTAAGTAAACTTGCTACTTACAAGAGCTTTAACGGTTTCGTATCACAAAAACCGGTGCCAGTAACCCCTCCAGTGGCACTAACTGCGCCAGATGCTGGGCCATCGCTTGGACCCATAATGCGCaagatcatcatcataaatcatcaccTGGCATGCCTGGTGCCGCCCGACAAAACGGCCCTTTAGCCGGAGggaggtgggggggggggggaaagcATAAAGCGCCATTCACTGACGACGTCTTATTGAGTTGTCTCTCGATCGTCACCATTCGTCGAAATAACGAATGATGCATCGTGTGACATGCGAAGCCGCCGTCCCAGGAGGGGTTCTGTATGCAGATCTGCACGGCAGCACGGCCCAGCGAGTTGTGCCACCCGAGGGCTCACGCGGTGGCAATGATCACGATTTCTGGCGCCGCGACATCGCACAAACCTGACGTGTCTCGTGTTGCCCGTATATGGACTAGCGTTCTGATCGGGGTCTGGTCAAAGGTTTCGCAGCGAGTGTGCGCTGACCTCGCCAGGAGGTACatagcgccaccgccaccggttcaGGTCGTAATAATCAGGAAGCTGGCTACCGGCGGCTCCACACACGTCAGCAGGAAGGCGCCATTAGCGTGGTCGACCACTGGTCCCGGTGTTGAGagattgtttgtgttttcttagtttcgttttcataGTTTGTGGCACAGTGATGGACGAAAATGGTGTACCACCTGAAGGTGCACCGTTGCGCAAGACCATTTCTGCTAATGCATATCTCTAATGCTCTAATGCTCACTCTCTGTTGCGGCTGAATTTGGAATAATTGTAAGCCGTTGCCGTGATAGAAACCTAAAACCCAAACAATCGACGGGATGGTTCGTGAATAACATAAAATATAACGGTACGAGGCTCAGCACTGTAGTCACCGGAGCAACCCCGGACAGTTTCACTTTCCGCTATGGCGAAGAAAtccaaaatcaaaacataataaaaaataaagccTCCCCTAACTGGAAAAAGACACAGCACTAAAAGTCGATCTTCGTCGGGgcgacgccaccaccgctaccCAGCCGCCTGACCCAGTTTGGGTGGCGTTTTCATGGGAGCGCGCTCGAGCAACATAAtcgggagcataaattaacGTTACACAGCGCacgggtcggtggtggtgcaatttGGAGTAGCACGCGCGACCGGTCtagtgttttatgcttccaccgcggtggccgcgctTTTCTCATGGCCATTGCCGCAGTCACCGCTAGGAGGAGGTGCTTCAGAAGGTTAGTGGTTCGAACTGGCTCTGTTGTTGAGCTAATTTTAGGCCATCCCCCGTGGCCCCATTCGGATGTTGACTCACCGCCCACCACGGAAACGATGCACCGAATGCACCGAAAAGCATCTTGCATCTTGGGCCGGGGCTCCCCCATT
It includes:
- the LOC128274710 gene encoding leucine-rich repeat-containing protein 20; protein product: MRPPTHFGNDITNTEANGDEQQNNNQNNQNNNGGGNNNSSSGGNNTDFIVERLTQMGATMMFPKIAGRGIIRVVERCDDAKENSNLDLSECELIQVPDAVYHLMRHTELKSCDLSGNVITKISPKFAVKFSLITDLNLSHNQMSKLPEELADLQSLTTLDISHNSFITLPAVVFKMPNLRELRANNNAIIDIDRDEIIASDSLELVDLRHNPLTPMCHDLLKRAHVSFRIELSEREKEEWEDLII